From a single Aspergillus puulaauensis MK2 DNA, chromosome 2, nearly complete sequence genomic region:
- a CDS encoding class II fructose-bisphosphate aldolase (COG:G;~EggNog:ENOG410PIGI;~InterPro:IPR000771,IPR013785;~PFAM:PF01116;~go_function: GO:0003824 - catalytic activity [Evidence IEA];~go_function: GO:0008270 - zinc ion binding [Evidence IEA];~go_function: GO:0016832 - aldehyde-lyase activity [Evidence IEA];~go_process: GO:0005975 - carbohydrate metabolic process [Evidence IEA]): MAGWKETNTHLRILRDAEAGRYGVIAAIAYNIEQVQGLIKAATTARSPLIIQFFPWAIVTFDGLLVRAAADAAKRADVPISIHLDHAQSEDLIQRAAELPFDSIMVDMSHHEKEDNLRKTAQWIRHCNERQIATEAEPGRIEGGEDGVMDTAGLEACMTTPEEVDEFVGTGVDVLAPAFGNVHGEYGPQGPQLDFQRFDNIRGQVNGRVRLALHGTNGYEPDLMKKCIAAGVTKINVNKLALDEYYAHLYASAGKKPHTQLIEEGIEEVAQSTIKWMEICGSAGKA, translated from the exons ATGGCCGGCTGGAAAGAAACGAACACGCATCTCCGCATCCTACGCGATGCTGAGGCCGGCCGCTACGGCGTCATAGCGGCTATTGCATACAACATCGAGCAAGTCCAAGGCCTGATAAAAGCTGCTACAACCGCTCGATCACCCCTTATCATCCAATTCTTCCCATGGGCTATTGTGACCTTTGATGGGCTCCTCGTGCGGGCGGCCGCTGATGCAGCCAAACGTGCTGACGTTCCTATCTCTATCCATCTAGACCATGCACAGTCCGAGGACCTTATTCAGCGAGCCGCCGAGCTGCCATTTGATAGCATTATGGTGGATATGTCGCATCACGAAAAAGAGGACAATTTGCGCAAAACGGCACAGTGGATACGGCACTGCAATGAACGGCAAATCGCCACTGAAGCGGAACCGGGCCGGATCGAGGGCGGGGAGGACGGAGTAATGGATACAGCCGGTTTAGAAGCTTGCATGACTACTCCGGAAGAAGTTGATGAGTTTGTTGGAACTGGAGTTGATGTATTGGCTCCTGCATTCGGGAATGTCCATGGTGAATATGGCCCGCAGGGCCCTCAATTGGATTTCCAGAG GTTTGACAACATTCGAGGGCAAGTGAATGGCAGGGTCCGATTAGCATTGCACGGGACGAACGGCTATGAGCCTGACCTGATGAAGAAATGCATCGCTGCTGGTGTCACCAAGATCAATGTCAACAAGCTTGCCCTGGATGAATACTACGCGCACCTTTACGCGAGCGCCGGGAAGAAGCCGCATACACAGCTGATCGAGGAGGGCATTGAGGAGGTGGCCCAGTCAACGATAAAGTGGATGGAGATTTGCGGCTCCGCGGGCAAAGCGTAG
- a CDS encoding NADH:flavin oxidoreductase/NADH oxidase (COG:C;~EggNog:ENOG410Q2DB;~InterPro:IPR044152,IPR001155,IPR013785;~PFAM:PF00724;~go_function: GO:0003824 - catalytic activity [Evidence IEA];~go_function: GO:0003959 - NADPH dehydrogenase activity [Evidence IEA];~go_function: GO:0010181 - FMN binding [Evidence IEA];~go_function: GO:0016491 - oxidoreductase activity [Evidence IEA];~go_function: GO:0050661 - NADP binding [Evidence IEA];~go_process: GO:0055114 - oxidation-reduction process [Evidence IEA]): MASKQVPDIDVKPASGISYFTPAQEPPAGTAADPQSDEAQIPKLFRPLKVRGLTLHNRIGLSPLCQYSADDGHMTAWHMAHLGGIAQRGPGFLMVEATAVEPEGRITPQDLGLWKDSQIEPMKGVIEFAHSQNQIIGVQIAHAGRKASTVPPWLSFGDTATEKVGGWPDRVKGPSNVPFASRFPTPKQMAKDDIEDLKVSWVAAVKRAVRAGADFVEIHNAHGYLLMSFLSPAVNTRTDEYGGSFENRIRLSLEIAKLTREAVPDHLPVFLRVSATDWLEEEPDQPSWRLEDTVKFAQALAESGNVDVLDVSSGGTHSSQKVHSKPGFQAPFAVAVKKAVGDKLIVGTVGMIDSGHLANTLLEQDGLDFALVGRGFQKNPGLVWTFAEELGVEISMANQIRWGFSSRGGGPYLRKRSGKI; the protein is encoded by the exons ATGGCTTCGAAGCAAGTACCCGATATTGATGTCAAACCTGCCTCTGGCATCTCTTACTTCACCCCAGCCCAAGAACCCCCGGCGGGAACTGCTGCCGACCCGCAGTCAGATGAAGCACAGATTCCAAAGCTGTTTCGACCTCTCAAAGTGAGGGGTCTGACCTTACACAACCGTATTGGA CTGTCGCCGTTATGTCAATACTCCGCAGACGATGGCCATATGACCGCATGGCACATGGCCCATTTGGGAGGAATTGCTCAGCGCGGACCCGGGTTTCTCATGGTAGAGGCGACCGCAGTCGAGCCAGAAGGCCGCATCACACCGCAAGACCTCGGTCTTTGGAAAGATTCGCAGATCGAGCCGATGAAGGGTGTCATTGAATTTGCGCACAGCCAAAACCAGATTATCGGAGTCCAGATTGCGCACGCCGGCCGAAAGGCTAGTACTGTACCTCCATGGTTATCTTTCGGCGACACTGCAACTGAGAAAGTTGGAGGCTGGCCAGACCGCGTTAAAGGCCCATCTAACGTCCCATTTGCATCGCGATTCCCTACCCCGAAGCAAATGGCCaaggatgatattgaggatctcAAGGTCTCGTGGGTGGCTGCCGTCAAACGTGCGGTTCGCGCTGGTGCGGACTTCGTTGAGATCCACAATGCGCACGGTTATCTCCTTATGTCTTTTCTTTCGCCAGCCGTCAATACCAGAACAGACGAATACGGCGGGAGCTTCGAGAACCGCATTCGCCTCAGCCTCGAAATTGCGAAACTGACTAGGGAGGCTGTTCCAGACCATCTGCCCGTCTTTTTGCGGGTGTCGGCTACCGATTGGTTAGAGGAAGAGCCTGATCAACCAAGCTGGCGGTTAGAGGACACAGTCAAATTCGCACAAGCTCTAGCTGAGAGCGGCAATGTCGATGTCCTTGATGTTAGCAGTGGTGGTACTCATTCATCCCAGAAAGTTCATTCCAAACCTGGCTTCCAGGCACCCTtcgctgttgctgtgaagAAAGCAGTGGGCGACAAGTTGATTGTTGGGACGGTTGGAATGATCGACAGCGGCCATCTGGCAAACACACTACTCGAGCAAGATGGCTTAGATTTTGCCCTAGTTGGCCGAGGATTCCAGAAAAACCCAGGATTAGTGTGGACCTTTGCTGAGGAGCTGGGGGTGGAAATTTCTATGGCGAATCAGATTAGATGGGGTTTCTCTTCGCGCGGCGGCGGTCCATAtctgaggaagaggtctGGTAAGATTTAA
- a CDS encoding SDR family NAD(P)-dependent oxidoreductase (COG:Q;~EggNog:ENOG410PJ9Z;~InterPro:IPR036291,IPR002347;~PFAM:PF08659,PF00106,PF13561;~go_process: GO:0055114 - oxidation-reduction process [Evidence IEA]) — MALPAWNILRGKTAAITGGTTGIGRAIALEYIRQGCNVAINHLGLPKDEHLRHSLLEEVESIHKKGTHSAGQVLEIAGDVTNPETSATLINEAVKRWGKLDAFVANAGVFRQAELLEIEPSLLNQSIDVNVKGTFYSCQAAARQMVNQGQGGSIISISSVSALVGGGLQTHYTPTKAAVLSLMQSMAISLGKHKIRCNALLPGTINTQLADHDMKNPAKKAYLEARIPLGRVGDAEDMAGPAVFLASEEMSRYVNGSGLLADGGMFSNLQ, encoded by the exons ATGGCCCTTCCAGCTTGGAATATCCTTCGTGGTAAAACCGCCGCTATCACGGGTGGTACAACGGGAATCGGCCGCGCAATCGCCCTCGAATACATCAGGCAGGGATGCAATGTTGCGATAAACCATTTGGGTCTGCCTAAAGATGAACATCTTCGTCACAGCCTtttggaagaggtggaaTCAATACATAAGAAGGGAACACACTCTGCTGGGCAAGTCCTAGAGATTGCAGGCGACGTGACAAACCCCGAGACTTCGGCGACATTAATAAACGAGGCTGTCAAGCGCTGGGGAAAGCTGGATGCTTTTGTTGCCAATGCAGGCGTTTTCAGACAGGCTGAACTTCTCGA AATCGAGCCCTCCCTTCTAAACCAGAGCATAGACGTCAATGTCAAAGGCACTTTCTACTCGTGCCAGGCTGCAGCACGCCAAATGGTCAATCAGGGCCAGGGAGGTTCTATAATCAGCATCTCGTCCGTGAGCGCCCTTGTCGGTGGTGGGCTCCAGACGCACTATACTCCAACAAAGGCAGCAGTGCTATCGCTCATGCAATCAATGGCCATATCTTTAGGAAAACACAAGATCCGTTGTAATGCGCTGCTCCCAGGGACCATCAATACGCAGTTAGCGGATCATGATATGAAAAACCCAGCGAAGAAGGCCTATCTGGAGGCGCGGATTCCTCTAGGGAGGGTCGGTGATGCAGAGGATATGGCCGGGCCAGCGGTGTTTCTGGCGTCTGAAGAGATGAGTCGCTATGTTAATGGGTCGGGATTATTGGCAGATGGGGGGATGTTTAGTAACTTGCAGTAA
- a CDS encoding Zn(II)2Cys6 transcription factor (COG:S;~EggNog:ENOG410PI00;~InterPro:IPR036864,IPR021858,IPR001138;~PFAM:PF00172;~go_function: GO:0000981 - DNA-binding transcription factor activity, RNA polymerase II-specific [Evidence IEA];~go_function: GO:0008270 - zinc ion binding [Evidence IEA];~go_process: GO:0006355 - regulation of transcription, DNA-templated [Evidence IEA]), with product MASDTPVRLSRGRKSRGRGLRTNTGCATCRKRHLKCDEGRPVCGPCRKVSRQCGYSSPSRRDSVEQVEHVEQPVDDEAIEEVSTDTNNHSAAYFASIPEAGTDNSPITSSPDEQQNSSVLSWTTSHNQPSLHPLDQLAAIVAIDHTTSPFGNGLAAAQYSADIPHSVTSSIESPGPTVNAATVRWFDLLANDAVRESPQIYSAIGGYGQDILEETDASHITPLQRATRIVDRTHVEEEQLRPDLNAGQSTPNPGQSKLNSHAVNSPASSHSEERLWQAPEPIQLLPQEYSLFENFVQQVSPWIDLFDPTNKFSTFVPHLAMRNAGLLNAILALSSRHLSINPERSSQDHPHREISLQYYYQTLHYVQKAMQYSSYKTSLELLATTLIISAYEMLDDSSQDWQRHLEGVFLIQRSQVIHGDSGGLKAAVWWAWLCQDVWAAFRERRKTLTFWVPKKTYADLTPSEIAARSMLVLAKVINYCSREECTLAEINLQARVDKAKHLRSMLDEWWGHLTVEFSPLPAMIPGSSAVFRPIWIRTPAFAVAVQLHCVAHILLLSYEPCICGLDGYLERQTRIRQCIEIICGIAMTLKDDASSMISSQCLFIAGMFTQCNRSRECLLDLLELCRQRTGWPVHSFGDELKQLWMACESPKPNETTTYTSILLNRH from the exons ATGGCGAGCGACACGCCAGTGCGATTATCTCGAGGCCGAAAATCCCGAGGTCGCGGTCTCCGCACCAACACTGGCTG TGCAACGTGCCGCAAACGACATCTGAAATGTGATGAAGGTAGGCCCGTCTGTGGCCCATGCCGTAAGGTCAGCCGACAGTGCGGCTACTCTTCCCCCAGCCGACGCGATTCAGTCGAACAGGTCGAACATGTCGAACAACCCGTCGATGATGAAGCAATCGAGGAGGTTTCCACAGACACAAACAACCATTCTGCAGCCTACTTTGCGTCTATTCCCGAAGCCGGCACTGATAATTCGCCAATCACATCATCACCCGATGAGCAGCAGAATTCCAGTGTTCTCTCATGGACGACGAGCCATAACCAACCCTCGCTTCATCCGCTCGATCAGTTGGCAGCTATCGTGGCAATTGATCACACAACGTCACCGTTTGGTAATGGTCTCGCAGCAGCACAATATTCCGCAGACATCCCACACTCAGTGACGAGCTCCATTGAGTCCCCAGGACCAACTGTAAACGCGGCAACTGTGCGGTGGTTTGACCTGCTTGCTAATGATGCCGTTCGGGAAAGTCCGCAAATATATAGCGCCATCGGAGGCTATGGGCAAGACATACTTGAAGAAACGGATGCATCCCATATCACACCTTTACAGCGTGCCACTCGGATAGTCGATCGAACCCacgtcgaagaagaacagtTACGGCCAGACTTAAACGCAGGACAGTCTACGCCAAATCCAGGACAGTCGAAACTCAATTCTCATGCCGTTAACTCACCTGCGAGTTCACACTCGGAGGAGAGGTTATGGCAAGCACCAGAGCCGATCCAACTTCTCCCACAGGAGTACTCCCTGTTTGAGAACTTTGTACAGCAGGTCAGCCCATGGATCGATCTTTTCGACCCAACTAACAAATTCTCTACGTTTGTGCCTCATCTTGCG ATGCGCAATGCTGGGTTGCTGAATGCAATCCTAGCCCTTTCCTCTCGTCACCTCTCAATTAACCCAGAACGATCCTCGCAAGACCATCCCCACCGGGAAATCTCGCTCCAGTACTATTACCAAACGCTTCACTATGTTCAGAAAGCTATGCAATATTCGAGCTACAAAACCAGTCTAGAGCTTCTTGCTACAACATTAATCATATCGGCCTACGAAATGCTAGACGATTCAAGTCAAGACTGGCAGCGACATTTAGAAGGTGTTTTCCTGATTCAGCGTTCACAAGTGATACACGGTGATTCCGGCGGACTGAAGGCTGCTGTATGGTGGGCATGGCTCTGCCAGGACGTGTGGGCAGCATTTCGAGAAAGACGGAAAACGCTGACCTTTTGGGTTCCCAAAAAGACGTATGCAGACCTTACACCGTCTGAGATTGCTGCTCGCTCGATGCTTGTTCTCGCAAAAGTAATCAATTACTGTTCTCGGGAAGAGTGTACTCTCGCAGAGATCAATCTACAAGCTAGGGTGGATAAGGCAAAGCACCTGCGTTCTATGCTTGATGAGTGGTGGGGCCATTTAACTGTCGAGTTTTCTCCTCTCCCAGCAATGATCCCCGGCTCATCTGCAGTTTTTCGACCCATATGGATTCGGACTCCGGCGTTTG CTGTCGCCGTCCAACTACATTGTGTGGCCCATATTCTTCTCCTCTCGTACGAACCGTGCATTTGTGGATTGGATGGCTATCTCGAGCGGCAGACGAGAATTCGGCAATGCATAGAAATTATCTGTGGCATTGCCATGACTTTAAAGGACGATGCATCTAGTATGATATCATCGCAATGTCTATTTATCG CGGGAATGTTTACCCAGTGCAACCGCTCCCGCGAATGCTTGCTAGACCTCCTCGAGTTATGTCGGCAACGAACCGGCTGGCCAGTTCACTCCTTTGGAGATGAACTGAAACAATTATGGATGGCATGCGAGAGTCCAAAGCCTAACGAAACTACGACATACACAAGCATACTCTTGAACCGGCATTAG
- the ARG1 gene encoding argininosuccinate synthase (BUSCO:EOG09262A8G;~COG:E;~EggNog:ENOG410PJQI;~InterPro:IPR001518,IPR023434,IPR024074,IPR018223, IPR014729;~PFAM:PF00764;~go_function: GO:0004055 - argininosuccinate synthase activity [Evidence IEA];~go_function: GO:0005524 - ATP binding [Evidence IEA];~go_process: GO:0006526 - arginine biosynthetic process [Evidence IEA]), producing MGKGKICVAFSGGLDTSIILKWLIDEGYEVVAFTANVGQEEDFDAIKEKALKLGAVKAEIVDLRREFVEELCFPAIACNAIYENVYLLGTSLARPVIARAQIDVAKREGCFAVSHGCTGKGNDQVRFELAFYALQPDIKVIAPWRDPVFYERFAGRNDLLAYAAEKDIPVTSTKSKPWSMDENLAHCSYEAGILEDPDITPPTDMWKLTVDPLSAPDKPEDFTVHFEKGLPVKLEYTENGEQKTATDAVDLFLTANTIARRNGIGRIDIVENRFIGIKSRGCYETPGLTCLRSAHVDLEGLVLDREVRALRDQFITVNYSKLLYNGLYFSPEREFLEQSIPASQTSVNGKVRCRAYKGNMIILGRSSETEKLYDMSESSMDEIGDFSPAETTGFIGVSAIRLKKYGQMKQAAGEKM from the exons ATGGGCAAAGGAAAGATCTGTGTCGCCTTCAGCGGTGGTCTCGACACCAGCATTATCT TGAAATGGCTCATCGATGAGGGCTACGAGGTCGTTGCTTTCA CTGCCAATGTCGGCCAAGAAG AGGACTTCGACGctatcaaggagaaggctCTGAAGCTTGGTGCCGTCAAGGCTGAAATTGTCGACCTCCGCC GGGAGTTTGTTGAGGAGCTGTGCTTCCCCGCCATTGCTTGCAACGCCATCTACGAGAATGTCTACCTCTTGGGTACCTCTCTGGCTCGCCCAGTTATCGCCCGTGCCCAGATCGATGTCGCTAAG AGGGAAGGATGCTTTGCTGTCTCCCACGGCTGCACCGGTAAGGGTAACGATCAGGTTCGTTTTGAACTCGCCTTCTATGCCCTTCAGCCCGACATCAAGGTCATTGCTCCTTGGCGTGACCCCGTCTTCTACGAGCGCTTCGCCGGTCGTAACGATCTCCTTGCCTACGCCGCTGAAAAGGATATCCCTGTGACTTCCACCAAGTCTAAGCCCTGGAGTATGGATGAGAACCTGGCCCACTGCTCTTATGAGGCTGGTATCCTTGAGGACCCCGACATCACTCCTCCTACCGACATGTGGAAGCTCACCGTGGACCCGCTCTCCGCGCCTGATAAGCCCGAGGACTTCACCGTCCACTTCGAGAAGGGTCTTCCCGTCAAGCTTGAGTACACCGAGAACGGCGAGCAGAAGACGGCCACCGACGCTGTTGACCTTTTCTTGACCGCCAACACAATTGCCCGCCGCAACGGTATTGGCCGTATCGATATT GTCGAGAACCGTTTCATCGGTATCAAGTCCCGCGGTTGCTACGAGACCCCTGGTCTTACCTGCCTCCGCTCCGCACACGT TGACCTTGAGGGACTTGTGCTCGACCGTGAGGTCCGTGCTCTGCGTGACCAGTTCATCACTGTCAACTACTCCAAG CTCCTCTACAACGGTCTCTACTTCTCCCCCGAGCGTGAGTTCCTTGAGCAGTCCATCCCGGCCTCCCAGACGTCCGTCAACGGCAAGGTTCGCTGCCGCGCCTACAAGGGTAACATGATCATCCTTGGCCGTTCCTCCGAGACCGAGAAGCTGTACGACATGTCCGAGTCTAGCATGGACGAGATCGGTGACTTCTCTCCCGCCGAGACCACCGGCTTCATTGGCGTGTCCGCCATCCGTCTGAAGAAGTACGGCCAGATGAAGCAGGCCGCTGGCGAGAAGATGTAA
- a CDS encoding uncharacterized protein (COG:Q;~EggNog:ENOG410PVI4;~InterPro:IPR002347,IPR036291,IPR020904;~PFAM:PF00106,PF13561,PF08659;~go_function: GO:0016491 - oxidoreductase activity [Evidence IEA];~go_process: GO:0055114 - oxidation-reduction process [Evidence IEA]), whose protein sequence is MSATTEHTENVSADGPQTQLTLASKVIAITGANRGIGLGIAESCLTNGASHVYSIDIGDPGDDFASLSTRFPGKLHAIAADVTREETIIAAIDNIISEAGGLHGMVVNAGRTHHKAALDFTKEEIETLFNVNLFGSFFTARAAAKAFIRLGVKGSIVFTASMASYRPNKRVPSAPYGASKAGVRNMTHTLAMEWAQYGIRVNSVSPGLVQTAMTYWVPQQPDWEQQLKYYGGIPRLAQVQELGGAYVYLLSDAASYTTSIDIPVNGVIGNQRF, encoded by the exons ATGTCCGCAACCACAGAACACACTGAGAACGTCTCAGCCGACGGTCCTCAAACTCAGCTCACACTCGCCTCCAAGGTTATTGCCA TCACCGGCGCAAACCGCGGCATAGGCCTAGGAATCGCCGAATCCTGCCTCACAAATGGCGCATCACACGTCTACTCAATCGACATCGGTGACCCCGGCGATGACTTCGCTTCCCTCTCCACGCGTTTCCCAGGAAAACTCCACGCCATAGCCGCCGACGTGACGCGGGAAGAAACCATCATCGCGGCCATCGACAACATCATTTCCGAAGCTGGCGGGTTACACGGGATGGTAGTAAACGCGGGGCGCACGCACCACAAGGCAGCGCTAGATTTCaccaaggaggagattgagacgTTGTTCAACGTGAATCTCTTCGGGTCGTTCTTTACGGCTCGCGCGGCGGCGAAGGCCTTTATTCGGTTGGGCGTTAAGGGGAGTATTGTTTTCACCGCGAGTATGGCCAGTTATAGGCCTAATAAG AGAGTTCCATCGGCGCCCTATGGTGCTTCCAAAGCCGGTGTCCGGAATATGACACACACGCTTGCCATGGAATGGGCGCAGTACGGGATCCGAGTGAACAGTGTCTCGCCTGGGCTTGTACAGACAGCTATGACATATTGGGTGCCGCAGCAACCGGACTGGGAGCAGCAGTTGAAGTACTACGGAGGGATCCCGAGACTGGCGCAGGTACAGGAGCTGGGTGGTGCGTATGTATACTTGCTTAGTGATGCGGCGAGCTATACTACGAGTATCGATATCCCGGTTAATGGGGTTATTGGAA ATCAGCGGTTCTAA
- a CDS encoding cytochrome P450 (COG:Q;~EggNog:ENOG410PHET;~InterPro:IPR001128,IPR002401,IPR036396;~PFAM:PF00067;~TransMembrane:2 (o13-40i245-263o);~go_function: GO:0005506 - iron ion binding [Evidence IEA];~go_function: GO:0016705 - oxidoreductase activity, acting on paired donors, with incorporation or reduction of molecular oxygen [Evidence IEA];~go_function: GO:0020037 - heme binding [Evidence IEA];~go_process: GO:0055114 - oxidation-reduction process [Evidence IEA]): protein MAQIPWGVLYMGIAGYAFLTSSFPAFFILSGALTAFGLFYNSFLYPEYLTPIRHIPTPTSRSWLKGNTGSYVLQTPFEDLLKWSQSVPHNGLLRYYVAGNMERVLVASPKALSELLVQNAYEFPKPEFVRRSLARVTGNHGILLVEGLEHKRHRKNLMPAFSYRHIKDLYPHFWLKSVEMVKRIEMDLQAPTRNSDNVVEIRLWASRATLDIIGLAGMSRDFGSLADPNNELAGQYHRILKEPPLWLKLLFVVGFALGNPTALHKLPIERNREILEGSGYIRKVAQELISQKREIVKHNPEEAESGKDILSVALNSGTFTDEELIDQMMTFLAAGHETTSTALQWATYALCKHPDVQTRLREEIRSNLPPISVDGPPEPVTATMLDSLPYLHAFCNEVLRFHPSVPLTFRTTIHDTTLVGTPVPKGTNLSISPEVVNHHPDLWGPNADKFDPERWMGPGRANNGGATSNYALMTFLHGARSCIGQGFAKAELACLVSAMVGRFHMELKDPDAELVIKRSATVSPADGVLAKLTPIPGW, encoded by the exons ATGGCCCAAATACCGTGGGGAGTGCTCTATATGGGCATTGCGGGATACGCCTTTCTAACATCCAGCTTCCCAGctttcttcattctttctGGCGCTCTTACTGCCTTCGGGTTGTTCTATAACTCATTCCTGTATCCGGAATATTTAACGCCAATTAGACACATTCCCACGCCCACC AGCCGGTCATGGCTTAAGGGCAATACCGGCTCATACGTTCTACAAACGCCCTTCGAGGACTTGCTCAAATGGTCTCAATCCGTTCCCCATAACGGTCTTCTGAGATACTACGTAGCAGGAAATATGGAACGAGTGCTTGTGGCGTCACCGAAGGCTCTGAGTGAGCTTCTCGTACAGAATGCATACGAGTTCCCAAAACCAGAATTTGTGCGTCGCTCGTTGGCACGTGTCACTGGTAATCATGGTATACTACTTGTGGAGGGTCTTGAACATAAG AGGCATCGAAAGAACCTCATGCCTGCATTCTCCTACCGCCATATAAAGGATTTATATCCCCACTTTTGGCTCAAAAGCGTAGAGATGGTGAAGCGCATTGAAATGGACTTACAGGCTCCCACGCGCAACAGCGATAATGTTGTCGAAATAAGACTCTGGGCGAGTCGAGCCACCTTGGATATTATAGGACTTGCAGGCATGAGCCGAGATTTTGGCTCTCTGGCCGATCCGAACAATGAGCTTGCTGGGCAATACCACCGAATCCTTAAAGAGCCTCCGCTCTGGCTAAAACTTCTGTTCGTCGTTGGCTTTGCTCTGGGAAACCCGACCGCCCTCCACAAGCTGCCAATAGAACGCAATAGGGAGATATTAGAAGGCAGCGGGTATATTCGAAAGGTAGCACAGGAACTCATTAGCCAAAAGAGAGAGATAGTCAAACACAACCcggaggaggcagagagcGGGAAAGATATCCTTTCAGTGGCTTTGAATAGCGGAACGTTCACTGATGAAGAGCTCATCGACCAAATGATGACATTCCTCGCTGCTGGTCATGAAACAACGTCGACAGCGTTGCAATGGGCAACTTACGCGCTCTGCAAGCACCCAGATGTCCAAACTCGGCTGCGCGAAGAAATCCGCTCCAACCTTCCTCCCATCTCGGTGGATGGGCCACCAGAGCCTGTCACGGCAACTATGCTGGATTCACTCCCATACCTCCACGCATTCTGCAACGAAGTCCTCCGCTTCCACCCCTCTGTACCTCTTACTTTCCGAACTACTATCCATGATACTACGCTTGTCGGGACCCCAGTTCCAAAGGGTACCAACTTGTCTATTTCTCCTGAGGTCGTTAACCATCACCCAGACCTGTGGGGACCCAACGCCGACAAGTTTGATCCAGAGCGGTGGATGGGTCCAGGGCGGGCAAACAATGGCGGGGCGACCAGCAACTATGCACTCATGACTTTCCTCCACGGGGCCCGAAGCTGCATTGGCCAGGGCTTCGCGAAGGCTGAATTAGCTTGTCTGGTCTCTGCGATGGTGGGCCGTTTCCACATGGAGCTGAAAGACCCAGATGCCGAGCTTGTGATCAAACGAAGCGCAACAGTCTCACCCGCGGACGGTGTTCTTGCAAAGCTAACGCCCATTCCCGGGTGGTAA